Part of the Candidatus Bodocaedibacter vickermanii genome is shown below.
CATCCGGTATAGCTGGTCTAGTGGGTGCGTATTTCTTATTTCCCCATGTGTCCGATCGTATGAATAAGTTCTTGTTTGTGACGGATGATAAATTCGGGGCATCCTATCAAATTGAAAAATCATTAAATGCTTTCCGAAATGGTGGGCTATGGGGGCAGGGACCGGGTGAGGGTGTTTATAAAAAACACTTACCCGATGCTCATGCTGATTTTATCTTTTCCGTTGCCGGCGAAGAATTCGGTTTAATTGTATGTGCAATCCTGGTTGGGGTGTTCGCAGTGATTTTTTTCAGAGCCTTGGTTCAACTTAACCGAGAGCGCAATTTTTTCGTAATTATAGCAGGCGTTGGATTGGTTGTATCATTTACGTTTCAATCTGTGATTAATATGGCGTCTGCCTTAAATTTAATTCCAACAAAGGGAATGACGTTGCCATTTGTGAGTTATGGTGGATCCTCATTGTTGGCATTGGGCATTCACACAGGTTTGATTTTGGGGTTAACACGTCATCGTATGGAGTATAAGTAATGGCATCCACAATTATATTAGCAGCAGGCGGCACGGGTGGGCATATTTTCCCAGCAGAGGCGATTGCAACAGCATTGACGTTAAAAGGACACAAGGTCATTTTCATTACGGATCGGGCAGGGCGTAAGTTTGATCGGTTGCCTCCTTCTGTACAAATCATGGTGCTGCCGATGTGTCGTCGCAAAAATAGTTTTATTGGAATGGCCAAATTTGGTTGGGGATTGTTAAGATCTATGTACCATGTTTACCGCGGGTATAAAATGATGAAGCCTTCGATAGTTATTGGTTTTGGCGGATATCCTGCTTTTCCCCCTGTGGTGGTTGCTCAAGGGTTAAAAATACCGACTATTTTGCATGAACAAAATGCAGTTCTAGGTCAAGTGAACCGTATCTTATGCAAGGGGGTAAAACACTTAGCATTATCCTTTGACAACACACAAAAAGTTGAAACCAAAGCCTCAGTTACGGTTACGGGAACGCCTGTTCGTGATGTGTTTTATGAATTCCGTGAAACAGACTATGCAGTGTTTGATTCTAATGAAAAGATCCATGTGTTAGTGACCGGTGGAAGCCAAGGTGCTAAAGTCTTTTCAACGGTGATACCCAAAGCTATCGCCAAGTTACCAGAAGCGCTTAAACATCGTTTGTCGATCATTCATCAATGTCCCAAAGGTGATGTGGATAGCTTAAGTATGGCGTATAAAGATGCCGGGGTTCAGGCAGAAGTTGTTGATTTTATTGAAAACATGTCAGAGCAAATCTCAACAGCGCATCTTGTCATTGCAAGGGCTGGAGCCTCAACATTGGCAGAATTGGAAATCATTGGGCGACCTGTAATTTTGGTTCCATTTCCAGGTGCAAAGGATGATCATCAATGGGTCAATGCCCAGCATATTCAGCAAGCAAAAGCTGGATGGTGTGTGCGTCAGCATGAATTCACGTCTGACTATTTAGCCAATCAATTAGAGTGCTTGATTAACGACCCTAAACTCTTATATGATGCAGCAATAAAAATGAAGGCTTTGGGGCGAACAACATCAACCGAAGACATCATTAACTTAATCGAAACAGAACTTAATAAGGACAGATAAACAATGCGTACTCCTCCCTTTTCAATAGAACGAATTCACTTGGTTGGTATTGGTGGTATTGGAATGAGTGGAATTGCAGAGATTTTGCATCATTTGGGATATAAAGTTCAGGGCAGTGATTTGTCAGACAATTATAATGTAACACGCTTAAAGCGTTTGGGGATTAATGTCATCGTTGGACACCAGGCTGAGAACGTGTCTGAAATTGACGTTGTTGTGGTGTCATCGGCCGTGAATGAATCGAATCCAGAAATTCAACAGGCGCGCAAGTTACAAATACCCGTTGTTAAGCGTGCTGAAATGCTTGCAGAATTAATGCGTTTAAAGTGGACAATCTCTGTGGGTGGAAGCCATGGAAAAACCACTACCACATCCTTAGTTGCAATGTTATTAAAACAAGCCGAATGTGATCCAACGGTGATTAGTGGTGGGATCTTAAATAGTTTTGGTACGAATGCAAGGTTAGGTAAAGGCGATATGATGGTCGTTGAGGCGGATGAATCCGATGGATCATTTCAATACTTACCCTCAACCATGATTGTTGCAACCAACATCGATCCAGAGCATATGAATTATTATGGAACGCTTGATAAGTTAAAAGAAGCCTTCGTAAACTTTATAGAACAAATACCATTTTATGGATTGGGAGCGGTATGTGGTGATGATGAAAATGTTCAGTCCATCCTTCCTCAATTAACGAATAAACGGATTGTAACCTATGGTTTTAAAGAATCGAATAACGTTCAGGCTAAAAACGTACGTTTAACATCCGAGGGTGCCTATTTTGATGTAGAGTTTCATACACCCTTTAAATGGTCCAGTGTGCAAAATCATCAAGAAATTAAAGATTTAAAGCTATCGATGGTGGGGGCTCATAACGTATTAAATGCCTTGGTTGTTGTGTGCATTGCCCAAGAAATGGGCATTTCAGATGATGTGTTACGTAAAACATTTGAAGAGTTTGAAGGTGTAAAGCGACGCTTTACGGTGACAGGTATTGTAAATGATGTAACGTTTGTGGACGATTATGCCCACCACCCAACAGAAATTCGTGCTGTCATTAAAGGTGCTGTTTCCATTAAAAAAGGACGCTTGTTTGTCATCGTGCAACCTCATCGGTATTCGCGGTTAAAAGATCATTTTCTTGATTTTATTGATGTGTTTAATGAAGAACGCGGAGTCGACAAAATCTACGTAACGCCCGTATATGCGGCAGGGGAAGCCCCTCTTGAGGGTTATAATAGTGAAACATTAGTGAATGAGGCTTTGACGAAGGGTGTGAGTGCAGTGCACATTCCATCCGAAGAAGCATTAAAAATGACGCTGTTAAAAACAGTGCAACCCAATGATATGGTCATTTTTATGGGGGCTGGAAATATTACTCAGTGGGCTTACGATATGCCAGATCTATATAAAGCAGTCGTCGTATAACAAAAAGGTTAAACATATGCGTATAGTTTCTGTAGCCATGATGATTATATCATTGGGATCATTCTTATGTAACGTGAATGCCAGTAACACGAAGCGATCTGAAAAATCTCCTAAATATCGCGTAATTATTGCAAACCTACCCGAGGATTTTTTTGGTGAGGTTCAAGCGATTCATCGTATCGCAAAAGCTGCACGCAATTTAGGTTGGGATTGTAAAATTGTGGATGAATATAGTAAGCATCCTGAATGTGTGGCAGACTATCAACCGAACTTTGTGATCTCTTTGCATCAAGAAGTAAAACCGTTCAGAAACACAGTGCCTCATTTTTTATATGTGCATCATGCATTGAATGTCTATCTGGATAAGCAAGGTAAGTTGGATACAAAGCGTTTTCCAAATATTTTATCATATGATGGGTTTATTGAGGTTACCCCCAATATTGATCCCATAAAACAAGCATTTGTAGCAAAGTATCATCAACCTTTTTATTCAACTAAATCAGTATTCAGTGTTCCAAAGCGGGACTTTAACGACTCCCCCAAACTGCGCCTTATCTATTGGGGCAGTACGTGGGACAAAGCTCGCAGAGAGTATTACAAACCATTTTATGATTTGTTAGATCAGACGGGGTATTTGGATATATATGGTCCTGCATGGTCGTGGGAGAAAATGGGGTTACAGTCATATCGTGGGTTACTGCCAATGGATGACCATACCGTTGTTGATAAAATTTCAGAATCGGGAATTGCGTTAATTTTACACAGCCATGTTCATTTAAATGGCGGCGTTCCAACATCACGTATTTTTGAAGCCGCAGCAGCGTCTGCAGTGATTATTTGTGATCATCACCCGTTTGTGGAAAAAGAATTTGGGGATGCTGTTTTATATATTGATCCCAATCAAGATCCAGAAAAAGTATTTGCACAAATTGATGCCCACGTGAAATGGGTGCATGAAAATCCAGATAAAGCTATTGGATTGGCCAAGCGTTCACATACCATTTTTATGGAACGATTTACATTGGAAAACGAATTATTAAAGATAGGTCAAATGTATGAACGAATGTCACAAAAAAAGAAATAAGATCTATCAGGCATGTCTTGTATCCTTGTGTATGTTTGGAACACTATCTAATGTTATCGGTGAAGCATCTAAAAATTTAAAGTTAGAGGTTAAGCTATCCCCCAATTTGTGTGGCGAACAAAAAGCAAACTATCGCATCATGATTACAAACCATCCTGCCGCCTTTGGAGAAGTTCAAGCCGTGCAACGCTTAACAAAAGCGGCCAGTAATTTGGGGTGGGAGTGGGCAATTATTGAATGTTTAGACAAACAACCAGACTATGTCAGCCAGATAAAGCCAAATTTTGTAGTATCCTTAAGGGCAGAAATTGCACCTGTGCCTGGGGCGATACATTTATTATACCTGCATGTTCCTATGTTTATGTATGTAAATAAAGAGGGAGTCTTTCGAAATAAAGATTACCCAAACGTTTTAAACTACGATGGGTTTCTTTCAGTTGTTCCTGATGCAGAACCGATTCGATTGGCCTATGAAGCGCAAAACCATAAGAAATTCTATAATGTTCATACCGTGTTCAGTGTTCAAACCACTGATTTTAAAGATACCCCCAAAACACGGTTATGTCATTGGGGATGTATTTGGGACAAAGCCAGGGGAAGTGATCATTACCAACGGTTTTATCAGTTGTTAGATCAGACGGGATATTTTGATTTATATGGGCATCCAAGCTCGTGGGTTAAAATGAATCTGACATCTTACCGAGGATTGCTTCCTGTTGATGACCATACAGTGGTTGATACGATAGCAAACTGTGGTATAGCACTTGTCTTACACAGTCATGAGCATATTAAGGGGCGTGTGCCCACATCACGTATTTTTGAAGCAGCAGCAGCGTCTGCAGTGATTATTTGTGATCATCATCCGTTTGTGGAAAAAGAGTTTGGAGATTCGGTGTTATACGTTGATCCCAATCAAGATCCAGAAAAAGTATTTGCACAAATTGATGCCCACGTAAAATGGGTGCATGAAAATCCAGATAAAGCTATTCAGCTTGCTAAGCGTTCTCATACCATTTTTATGGAACGATTTACATTGGAAAACGAATTATTAAAAATAGCAAAACTATACGAATCGATGTCTGAAAAGTAACAGCCCTGAATCCTTTAGAGTCTATCCGAACAGCTACAGCGCCCTGCGCGCATTAAGTTTGTTTATCGGGTGCGCAACGGGAGGTTGGCAGCATGATGCTGCACTCAATAAGTTAGATCTGATTCGCACAGACACGGATTAGAAACAACAACGTTGCAACAATTCAGAAATTTATTCGTATAACTCTAGTGGGTCCAGCGTCACGCTGGTGCAACGGCCCGTTGCTAAGGTTTTTCTGCAATCAGAACCACAGTCTCACGACCGTCCAATTCCCAAGATTCTGATTTATAGCTTAAAGGTTTGAATGTGCATTCCAATACTTTAAATCCTGCACTTTTAGCTAGATTTGATAATGTTATATCATCCAAAAACATAAAGTGCCCATCAGTAATATTATTAATTTGGTTTTGAATCTTGCCATCATTGTTTGCATAGTGTCGAATATTTTTTACAAATCCAGGATTTGGTGCACCGTCTTTTATACGTTGGTGATATTCAGGAATAAACGATTTATAGCGATTAACATAGGGAGTCATTGCAATAATAAATATTCTGCCGCCAGACTTAAGCGATGTAAACAAATTTGAAAATGCTTGATCTATTTGATTCGGCGTTAAAAAACGCATTACATTTGCCATTAGAATGGCGTCATAGGGTTCTTTAACTTTCCAGGAAGATTGAGTAATATCACCATAAATAAACTGTACATTTCCCAAGCCGGCCATGCATATTTTTCGTTGATCTATC
Proteins encoded:
- a CDS encoding class I SAM-dependent methyltransferase, encoding MSKKTIVMFSWILALTISCDFAATFTYHQALETFYKKAKPSMPAAESDGRTPTLNQKGAISPTLDYGTLSFLEFGKNKRILEVGGAYGNVMLEALHQSGSTIYHLNDLDERHLGIAAFRLQEKIDQRKICMAGLGNVQFIYGDITQSSWKVKEPYDAILMANVMRFLTPNQIDQAFSNLFTSLKSGGRIFIIAMTPYVNRYKSFIPEYHQRIKDGAPNPGFVKNIRHYANNDGKIQNQINNITDGHFMFLDDITLSNLAKSAGFKVLECTFKPLSYKSESWELDGRETVVLIAEKP
- a CDS encoding glycosyltransferase; this encodes MRIVSVAMMIISLGSFLCNVNASNTKRSEKSPKYRVIIANLPEDFFGEVQAIHRIAKAARNLGWDCKIVDEYSKHPECVADYQPNFVISLHQEVKPFRNTVPHFLYVHHALNVYLDKQGKLDTKRFPNILSYDGFIEVTPNIDPIKQAFVAKYHQPFYSTKSVFSVPKRDFNDSPKLRLIYWGSTWDKARREYYKPFYDLLDQTGYLDIYGPAWSWEKMGLQSYRGLLPMDDHTVVDKISESGIALILHSHVHLNGGVPTSRIFEAAAASAVIICDHHPFVEKEFGDAVLYIDPNQDPEKVFAQIDAHVKWVHENPDKAIGLAKRSHTIFMERFTLENELLKIGQMYERMSQKKK
- a CDS encoding glycosyltransferase, giving the protein MNECHKKRNKIYQACLVSLCMFGTLSNVIGEASKNLKLEVKLSPNLCGEQKANYRIMITNHPAAFGEVQAVQRLTKAASNLGWEWAIIECLDKQPDYVSQIKPNFVVSLRAEIAPVPGAIHLLYLHVPMFMYVNKEGVFRNKDYPNVLNYDGFLSVVPDAEPIRLAYEAQNHKKFYNVHTVFSVQTTDFKDTPKTRLCHWGCIWDKARGSDHYQRFYQLLDQTGYFDLYGHPSSWVKMNLTSYRGLLPVDDHTVVDTIANCGIALVLHSHEHIKGRVPTSRIFEAAAASAVIICDHHPFVEKEFGDSVLYVDPNQDPEKVFAQIDAHVKWVHENPDKAIQLAKRSHTIFMERFTLENELLKIAKLYESMSEK
- the murG gene encoding undecaprenyldiphospho-muramoylpentapeptide beta-N-acetylglucosaminyltransferase, coding for MASTIILAAGGTGGHIFPAEAIATALTLKGHKVIFITDRAGRKFDRLPPSVQIMVLPMCRRKNSFIGMAKFGWGLLRSMYHVYRGYKMMKPSIVIGFGGYPAFPPVVVAQGLKIPTILHEQNAVLGQVNRILCKGVKHLALSFDNTQKVETKASVTVTGTPVRDVFYEFRETDYAVFDSNEKIHVLVTGGSQGAKVFSTVIPKAIAKLPEALKHRLSIIHQCPKGDVDSLSMAYKDAGVQAEVVDFIENMSEQISTAHLVIARAGASTLAELEIIGRPVILVPFPGAKDDHQWVNAQHIQQAKAGWCVRQHEFTSDYLANQLECLINDPKLLYDAAIKMKALGRTTSTEDIINLIETELNKDR
- the murC gene encoding UDP-N-acetylmuramate--L-alanine ligase, producing the protein MRTPPFSIERIHLVGIGGIGMSGIAEILHHLGYKVQGSDLSDNYNVTRLKRLGINVIVGHQAENVSEIDVVVVSSAVNESNPEIQQARKLQIPVVKRAEMLAELMRLKWTISVGGSHGKTTTTSLVAMLLKQAECDPTVISGGILNSFGTNARLGKGDMMVVEADESDGSFQYLPSTMIVATNIDPEHMNYYGTLDKLKEAFVNFIEQIPFYGLGAVCGDDENVQSILPQLTNKRIVTYGFKESNNVQAKNVRLTSEGAYFDVEFHTPFKWSSVQNHQEIKDLKLSMVGAHNVLNALVVVCIAQEMGISDDVLRKTFEEFEGVKRRFTVTGIVNDVTFVDDYAHHPTEIRAVIKGAVSIKKGRLFVIVQPHRYSRLKDHFLDFIDVFNEERGVDKIYVTPVYAAGEAPLEGYNSETLVNEALTKGVSAVHIPSEEALKMTLLKTVQPNDMVIFMGAGNITQWAYDMPDLYKAVVV